In one window of Erythrolamprus reginae isolate rEryReg1 chromosome 1, rEryReg1.hap1, whole genome shotgun sequence DNA:
- the REX1BD gene encoding required for excision 1-B domain-containing protein: MDVQSLVHRFYALQTQRVETYHFFEQGHLAYLRTGPDYDFLHYRQLVHEITQAFNGISQEILQIKGDLEGLHSRKDLADHLGRIQEKEKEKLELTAQLQLAKQNVQDHPGVEGHTQEVQELKHKLIQTIEAISEILQDFKYDSEESS; this comes from the exons ATGGACGTGCAAAGTTTGGTGCACCGTTTTTATGCCCTGCAGACCCAGCGGGTGGAAACTTATCACTTCTTTGAGCA GGGTCACCTGGCCTACCTCCGAACCGGTCCTGATTACGACTTCCTCCACTATCGCCAGTTGGTGCACGAGATCACCCAGGCGTTCAACGGCATTTCCCAAGAGATCTTGCAGATCAAGGGGGATCTGGAGGGGCTCCACAGCCGGAAAGACCTCGCGGACCACCTGGGAAGGAttcaggagaaggagaaggagaaactcGAACTG aCAGCACAACTCCAGCTTGCTAAACAAAACGTCCAGGACCATCCCGGGGTGGAAGGCCACACACAGGAGGTGCAAGAATTGAAGCACAA GCTAATTCAAACCATCGAAGCAATCAGCGAAATTCTTCAGGATTTCAAGTACGATTCGGAAGAAAGCAGTTGA